AGAAGGAATTAAAGCTCCGAGAATCAATTCAAGACCAGTAATGGCATAGCCAATTCCAATCGAGCGTTTACCAAAACGACGAATCATCCAATAAGCGATTCTATTTCCTAAACCGGTTTTACTAATACCATAGGCCATGATAAAAGCCATTGCAATCAACCAAGAAGCGGAGTTACTGAAAGCACTCAGGATCCCGGCATTAACAGCACCGGTTTTTGGATTTACTTCATTTTGAATTGGTGCTAAACCAACCAAAACAGTTACAATCAAACCAATTAATGTGGTACCACCAATTGGTAAGGGTTTAGTAATACAGCCAACAATGGTAGCTACAAATATTGCAAACATTTCCCATGCTTGTGCTGATAAGCCATACGGTCGAATTGGAGTAAAACACCATAAAGCAATACCAATTATTACTGGTAAAACAAATCCTTTATAGTTTACTTTCTCTAAAGTTTTCATAATTATCCTCTTTTATTTATGGGCGGTAAATATCGTCGATAATTTTATAATCCTTGTTTTTCAGTTCTTCATCAAGCCAGTCAATATTTCCAGTTCCATTATGAAAACTCTCAGCTTTACGATCATCTTCTTGGTGAAAGGCCTGGACTTTAGGAAGTAATTCAGTCGTCTTTTCACGAGCTACTTTAACCACGCCATCAGCATCGCCAACAATTAAATCACCAGGATTTACGCTAACCTCACCACAAGAAACTGGAACATTAATTTCTCCTGGACCTTCCTTATATGGACCATTTGGCGAAGTGCTTACAGCATAAATGGGTAGATCCCAATTGCGTAAGCTATCAATGTCACGCATCGGACCATCTACAACAACACCAGCTACGTGTCTTTGATCACGAAGCCATGTCATCATAACTTCACCGATAACGGCCCTAGTATTGTCACCCTCATTATCAATTACAATGACATCACCTTCATGACAGTATTTTAAAGCCGCATAAATAGTTAAGTTATCACCAGGACGATTATGAACTGTAAATGCTGGGCCACACATCTCTTTTGTAGGACTAGACATCAACTTAATGCGAGTAGCCATTGCCCCTCTGCGATTCATACAGTCCGCTATATTAGATGTCGGCAAATCTTTATAGCCTTCAACAATTTCTTTATCAGGAAGTTCTCTTTTCAGGAAAATCCGTTTACCAACTTGCATGTTTATCTCTTTTCTTCACTAATCTAAGCTAATTCCAGCAAGAACTTCTTGCATCTTATCTGCAGAATTGAGCATTTTCTTAATTTCAGAATCAGATAATTTAGCTTCAATAACATGACTAATACCAGTTCCATCAATTGCTGTAGGAGTTCCTAAGTAAAGGTCATGCTTAATACCGTATTCACCATTAATTGGTGCTGAAAGTGGCAAAACAATTGCACGATTATCCAGAACGGCACTAACAATTTGAGTCAGCATCATTGCGATGCCATAGAATGTGGCACCTTTGTTTTCAATAATCTTGCCACCCTTTTGGCGAATATCTGCTTCAATATCATTTAAGACATCAGCAGTAATTGCGTCATAATCTTTTAAGGCTTTTTTAGCAACAACTGATTCATCAAAGTTTTCAAATGAAGTATCCCCATGTTCGCCAAGAACCATTGAATTTACTTCAGCTACAGGTACATTCAGTTTTCTTGCAAGTTCAACTTGTAAACGAGCTGAGTCAAGAGAAGTACCTGTACCAATGACCTTATTCTTAGGAAAACCAGATAATTTTTGGGTTAAAGTGGTCAAAATATCAACTGGGTTTGCTGAAACTACAAACACTCCATCAAAGCCAGAATCTACAACTGGTTGAATAATACTCTTCAAAATTTTGACATTTTTGTTTACTAAATCTAATCTAGTTTCTCCGGGTTTACGTGGAACGCCTGCAGTGATTACTACCACATCAGCATCCTTGGCATCTGAATATTCGCCGGCATGAATATTACATTCACCAGCAAATGGGATGATGTCTTCAAGATCCATTGAATCTCCTATTGGCCTTTTTTTAACAACATCAGTGATGACTAGCTCATCAACATTTGTATGTTGCAGTAGGTCATTGGCAAAAGTTGATCCAACAGCTCCATCACCAACAAGTAAAACTTTTCTAGACATAATTTAATCCTTCCAATCTCTAAAAAAATGAAATCCTTTTCATCTGTCATTATATATGTGAATCGAAGATTTTGCAATATTTTAAAGAAATAAATTATTTTTTACTTTTTTAAATATAAAAAGTGATTTTTATTTTTCAATTTTAAAAAATACAAGTAAATTTGCAAAATTAAAAAAGCACTCAGTTTACTAAGTGCTTTTAAAACTTTAAAATTCAATTACTATTTTGCTGAACGAACAAATTCAGCCATTTGCATACCTGCTTGACGACCAAAGATAACTGTTTCAGCAATTGAGTTACCACCAATTCGGTTATTACCATGCAATCCACCAGAAACTTCGCCAGCTGCGTAAAGGCCAGAGATGACATTTCCATTAGTATCTAAGACTTCTGTCTTAGGTGTAATGTGAATACCACCCATAGTGTAGTGAATAGCCGGATTAATGTGGATAGCAAAGAAAGGTCCGCGGTCAATTGCACGGTCCATCCCAGTTGTCCGGTTAAATTCTTGGTCATTGCCTGACGAAACGGCTTCATTCCAAGTTTTAACCGTATTTTCTAAGTTCTGACCATTAATACCGTTTGCTTCCGCAATTTGGCTTAACGTGTCACCGTGGCTTACTAAACCGATGTGATCATAAAATTCAACGGCAGTGAAATTGTCACGAATACCCTGATCAAAAATGAGGTAAGCCCCATTTTCGTGCAAGTCATTAATTGAATTAGAAACAATTTTACGGGTATTCATTTCATTAACAAAGCGTTTACCAGCCTTATTAACTAAGATTGCTCCCTCACCACGAAGTCCTTCACCAATCAAGTAAACATGGTCTGTGTCTGTTTGAGCGGTCGGATGTACCTGGATAAAGTCCATTTGCTCAAGTTGAGCATCAATTTGATCAGCTAACTTAAGTCCGTCACCAGTTGCACCTGGTTGATTAGTTGTTTTAAAGTCGACTAAGTCTGGTCGATATTTCTTGATCAATTCTTTTGATGAGCCGAAACCACCACTGGCAAGTAATACTGCCTTGGCACTAACGGTCTTGTTCCCTGCTTCAGTTTCAAGTTCGACACCAGTAACATTCTTATTGTCATCTTGAACTAACTTAATTACCTTAGAATTGTTAAAAACAGGAATATTTTCTTTTTGGATTTGCTTTAACGCACCGGTAACAAGGTAATTTCCGACAGGTGCCATTGAAGCAGGACGGTGGGCACGCTTTTTACTCATTCCACCAGTAATAGTTAAATTGGTTAATTCAATTCCATGATTACTCAACCAGTCAATTGCAATAGCTGAATGATCCACGAAGTAACGCAGCAATTCAGGGTCATTTAATCGACCTCCGCCTTGCATTGTTTCTTGGTAAAAATCTTCTTTGTTATCAATAATTCCTTCGTTAATTTGAACCAAGCTTTCTGATGCATTCATACCGGATGAAGCCCGATTAGTGTTTCCACCTAGTTCAGCATTTTTTTCAAAAACAGCTACTTTTAAGCCCAATTCATTTGCCTGAATTGCGGCTGTTAACCCGGCACCGCCAGCACCGACGATTATTGCATCGTAACTATCTTTTATTTCGGAACATTTGCTTGGTGTAAAGACAAATTTAGCCATTAATCTAATCTTCTCCTATACCTATAATATTATTTTTCAGGTTCAGTACGATCAATATTAGTCATTTCCATGTAGTCCATCCATTCATCGTATTGCTCTTCTGTAACTTCACCACTCTTCAAAGCCGCTTCTTTCAAAGTTGTACCTTCTTTGTCAGCAGCTTGAGCAATTTTAGCGGCAGCATGGTAACCAATATGAGGTGACAAGGCAGTAACTGTCATCAATGAATTTTCTAGAAGTTCATCCATCTTTTCTGAGTTAACAGTTAAGCCATCAATCATCTTATCAGCAAAGCCCTCAATTGTTCCAGTTAAAATATCACAAGAATCAAGGAATGCAGCAATCATAACTGTCTTGAAAACATTCATTTCGAAATTACCTTGTGACGCAGCAAAAGTAATAGTGGTATCATTGCCGAAAACTTTTGCGGCTGCCATTGTTACAGCTTCAGCCTGAGTTGGGTTTACTTTACCTGGCATGATTGATGAACCTGGTTCATTAGCAGGAATGTTCAATTCATGGTAAGCAGCTCTAGGACCAGAAGCTAAGAAACGAATATCTTGGGCAATCTTAAACATATCAGCGGCTAATGTCTTTAGTGCGCCATGAACAACATCGATTCCTGAGTGATGTGCCAGACCCCAGAACTTATTCGTTTTAACCTTAAATTCATGTCCATATACTTTTGACAATTTAGCCGCAATTTTTTCGGTCATTCCAGGAGCAGCATTTAGGCCAGTTCCAACAGCAGTTCCACCTATTGCTAATTCATACAATGTTGGTTTAAGCTCTTGAATGTATTCTAAATCATGCTTTAAAGC
This genomic window from Lactobacillus panisapium contains:
- a CDS encoding methyltransferase, producing the protein MQVGKRIFLKRELPDKEIVEGYKDLPTSNIADCMNRRGAMATRIKLMSSPTKEMCGPAFTVHNRPGDNLTIYAALKYCHEGDVIVIDNEGDNTRAVIGEVMMTWLRDQRHVAGVVVDGPMRDIDSLRNWDLPIYAVSTSPNGPYKEGPGEINVPVSCGEVSVNPGDLIVGDADGVVKVAREKTTELLPKVQAFHQEDDRKAESFHNGTGNIDWLDEELKNKDYKIIDDIYRP
- a CDS encoding L-lactate dehydrogenase; translation: MSRKVLLVGDGAVGSTFANDLLQHTNVDELVITDVVKKRPIGDSMDLEDIIPFAGECNIHAGEYSDAKDADVVVITAGVPRKPGETRLDLVNKNVKILKSIIQPVVDSGFDGVFVVSANPVDILTTLTQKLSGFPKNKVIGTGTSLDSARLQVELARKLNVPVAEVNSMVLGEHGDTSFENFDESVVAKKALKDYDAITADVLNDIEADIRQKGGKIIENKGATFYGIAMMLTQIVSAVLDNRAIVLPLSAPINGEYGIKHDLYLGTPTAIDGTGISHVIEAKLSDSEIKKMLNSADKMQEVLAGISLD
- a CDS encoding flavocytochrome c, with the translated sequence MAKFVFTPSKCSEIKDSYDAIIVGAGGAGLTAAIQANELGLKVAVFEKNAELGGNTNRASSGMNASESLVQINEGIIDNKEDFYQETMQGGGRLNDPELLRYFVDHSAIAIDWLSNHGIELTNLTITGGMSKKRAHRPASMAPVGNYLVTGALKQIQKENIPVFNNSKVIKLVQDDNKNVTGVELETEAGNKTVSAKAVLLASGGFGSSKELIKKYRPDLVDFKTTNQPGATGDGLKLADQIDAQLEQMDFIQVHPTAQTDTDHVYLIGEGLRGEGAILVNKAGKRFVNEMNTRKIVSNSINDLHENGAYLIFDQGIRDNFTAVEFYDHIGLVSHGDTLSQIAEANGINGQNLENTVKTWNEAVSSGNDQEFNRTTGMDRAIDRGPFFAIHINPAIHYTMGGIHITPKTEVLDTNGNVISGLYAAGEVSGGLHGNNRIGGNSIAETVIFGRQAGMQMAEFVRSAK
- a CDS encoding class II fumarate hydratase, with amino-acid sequence MSEEEYRVESDTIGPVKIPKDALWGPQTERSRNNFPSGELMPLAIIRAFLNLKKAAAESNVEVGDEPEEKGAAIEDAVDHLLQLKDEELQKDFPLHVLQTGSGTQSNMNVNEVVANLANKLHPGLNILPNDDVNRGQSSNDTYPTAMNIVAVEALDKLEPAIKHLIEKLKVKQDKYWKTVKVGRTHLQDATPITFGQEVSGYISALKHDLEYIQELKPTLYELAIGGTAVGTGLNAAPGMTEKIAAKLSKVYGHEFKVKTNKFWGLAHHSGIDVVHGALKTLAADMFKIAQDIRFLASGPRAAYHELNIPANEPGSSIMPGKVNPTQAEAVTMAAAKVFGNDTTITFAASQGNFEMNVFKTVMIAAFLDSCDILTGTIEGFADKMIDGLTVNSEKMDELLENSLMTVTALSPHIGYHAAAKIAQAADKEGTTLKEAALKSGEVTEEQYDEWMDYMEMTNIDRTEPEK